The Clostridiales bacterium genome segment TCTTTTATTTTATTAGTTTATTATATTAACCTAAAATTGTTAATACTATATTTTTTTTGGCAATATATTCCTTGCTTGTAGAAGTGAGGGTATTCTCGCTAAATTTTAGATAAAAAATATTGCTAATGTGGTGTTTATATGTTATAGTCTTTAGAGGAAATATCATTAGTTAAAAAAATGGGTTGGAGATGGAAATGGAAGCGAATAATGTAATTATAAGATTAGAAAATATATCAAAGTGTTATAGAGACACATTGATATTAAATAATATTAATTTATATGTAAACAAGAATGAGTTTGTTACGTTGTTAGGTCCGAGTGGCTGTGGGAAAACGACTACGCTTAGAATAATAGGTGGCTTTGAAACGCCAACGGAAGGCAAGGTTATATTTGAACACGAGGTCATAAATGACATTCCTCCATACAAAAGGCGGTTAAATACGGTCTTCCAAAAGTATGCATTGTTTGATCATATGAATGTGTTTGACAATATTGCATTTGGATTAAAAATAAAAAAGATGTCTAAAGGTGAAATAGAGAGAAAGGTTACCGAAATTTTAGAGTTTATAAACCTTCGTGGGTATGAAAAAAGAAAGATAAATTCATTAAGCGGAGGTCAACAGCAACGTATTGCCATTGCAAGGGCGTTGGTAAATGAACCAGAGGTATTACTTTTAGATGAACCGCTTGGAGCCCTTGATTTAAAACTTCGAAAAGATATGCAGATAGAACTAAAGAATATACAACAGCGATTAGGTATTACATTTATATATGTTACACATGATCAAGAAGAGGCACTTACTATGTCAGATACGGTAGTTGTTATGAACTACGGAACAATACAACAGATAGGTACGCCCATAGATATATATAACGAACCTAAAAATGCATTTGTAGCAGATTTTATAGGGGAGAGCAATATAGTGGATGGAGTAATGCTTAAGGATTGTAGTATAAAATTTTCGAATCATGAGTTTGAGTGTGTAGATAAAGGCTTTTTTCCAAATGAAATAGTGGATGTGGTAGTTCGACCTGAAGATATAAAACTTGTACCAAAGGATGAGGGTATGATACAGGGTATAGTCAGATCGGTTGTATTTAAGGGAGTTCATTACGAGATGATTGTACAGTCGGATGATATTAATTGGATAGTTCACAATACTAGCATGAAAGATGTCGGAACAGTGTTGGGTATAAATATATTACCTAATGATATTCATATTATGAGGAAGGTGAAAAATACATGAAAAGAAAGTGGATAGTGTATCCGTACATATTATGGATGGTGTTTTTCGTAATATTGCCAGTACTGTTGGTCTTTTTGCAGAGCATAGTTAAAATTAACGGAGCAAGCTATGTTTTTACATTGGACAACTTAAAAAGAGTATTCGAGCCACTGTATCTTAGAGTAATATATAGATCAATAAAGCTTGCAATGATGAGTACATTTATTTGTTTGATCTTAGGTTATCCTGTTGCAGCAATAATTGCGAGTTGGGACTTAAAGCACAATAGTAGCATGATAACTTGGTTTATAATTCCCATGTGGATAAATTTTTTGGCAAGAACATATGCGTGGGTTGCGTTATTAGAGAAACATGGTATAATAGAGAGCATCATAAAAAGTTTAGGTTTTGCACCATTAGATTTATTATATACACAAAATGCGGTTATAGTGGGGATGGTGTATAATTTTCTGCCATTTATGATATTGCCGATATATTCGGCTTTAATGAAGATAGATAGATCGCATATAGAAGCGGCAAGTGATTTGGGAGCACATCCGCTTGTTGTGTTTCTAAAAGTTGTGTTGCCTAAGAGTTTTTCTGGAGTAATGTCGGGTGTGAATATGGTATTTATGCCGGCGCTTACGACATTTGTTATTTCCAGATTGTTAGGTGGCGGACAGTATATGTTATTAGGTAATCTTATAGAACAGCAATTTTTAACGACAAGGGATTGGGGATTTGGTGCTGCGTTGTCTATGGTGTTGATAATGTTTATATTGATAAGTATGTTTTTGATGTCAAAATATGAAGATGAAGGTGGTGAAGGGAAGATATGGTAGCAAAGGTGATAAAGAGAATATATGTTTTTCTTATAT includes the following:
- a CDS encoding ABC transporter ATP-binding protein; this encodes MEANNVIIRLENISKCYRDTLILNNINLYVNKNEFVTLLGPSGCGKTTTLRIIGGFETPTEGKVIFEHEVINDIPPYKRRLNTVFQKYALFDHMNVFDNIAFGLKIKKMSKGEIERKVTEILEFINLRGYEKRKINSLSGGQQQRIAIARALVNEPEVLLLDEPLGALDLKLRKDMQIELKNIQQRLGITFIYVTHDQEEALTMSDTVVVMNYGTIQQIGTPIDIYNEPKNAFVADFIGESNIVDGVMLKDCSIKFSNHEFECVDKGFFPNEIVDVVVRPEDIKLVPKDEGMIQGIVRSVVFKGVHYEMIVQSDDINWIVHNTSMKDVGTVLGINILPNDIHIMRKVKNT
- a CDS encoding ABC transporter permease, whose product is MKRKWIVYPYILWMVFFVILPVLLVFLQSIVKINGASYVFTLDNLKRVFEPLYLRVIYRSIKLAMMSTFICLILGYPVAAIIASWDLKHNSSMITWFIIPMWINFLARTYAWVALLEKHGIIESIIKSLGFAPLDLLYTQNAVIVGMVYNFLPFMILPIYSALMKIDRSHIEAASDLGAHPLVVFLKVVLPKSFSGVMSGVNMVFMPALTTFVISRLLGGGQYMLLGNLIEQQFLTTRDWGFGAALSMVLIMFILISMFLMSKYEDEGGEGKIW